One region of Drosophila teissieri strain GT53w chromosome 2L, Prin_Dtei_1.1, whole genome shotgun sequence genomic DNA includes:
- the LOC122616117 gene encoding uncharacterized protein LOC122616117 has translation MLKIKTYTSVSSKQFILCILILFLLIVWNITSFGVYDELTIKIKESRKRFYVNSSKCQMPYVEPFNTEFTKLYTAKNFTPCSNQSDLITVHFDSILKHYVLHVNKEVLHKLSQSNINDFACFYQNIIYGQSADHYDRMGNRTKFTHDYVVPLNVEGMLVECRSADEKRILQEDAFTFVQYQKPPPNLEKDRKASVIMYGIDTVSRTNLRRLMPMVFEFLKSPGWYEMMGYNKVADNSFPNIFAILTGYSPHSAVDQICDLSQPGCLDKIPFIWKEMKRDGYLTAYAEDSLNINTFNYLKPGFFNKPTDYYFRPLLDALEKETFNLYCPSCKMKYCLGRRLANGYIFDYCRQFMQRFVAERPIWGMFWSTHFSHDDFAMLSAMQHKVLGDLLNFEKDGSFEHTIMIFFSDHGSRFGPLMATKESFLEERQPMMLIYLPPWFRIKYPHYVEALAQNQNRLSSNYDVYNTLKHILNIEGLVEDTKWSYDCPQCQSLFHPLPETRSCSEAGIPEAYCTCHNYEEVQEDRGTWRMAELVVDRINQYLQHHNLQSLCSNLTLRVVNVTEVRMLEIEEHVSQGKGLRHYHTKFQVHQNLTEFSATVLYDRRTEELQINVELISRINKYRPDAECLEEDVQKLYCICLSKIRNNETILTFQ, from the exons atgttgaaaataaaaacgtatACTTCGGTGTCAtctaaacaatttattttatgcatattgaTTTTATTCCTCTTAATTGTGTGGAACATAACGTCTTTCGGAGTGTATGATGAGTTGACAATTAAAATCAAGGAAAGTAGAAAACGTTTCTACGTAAATAGctcaaaatgccaaatgccgtACGTGGAACCCTTTAATACCGAGTTCACAAAACTCTACACGGCAAAAAACTTTACACCCTGCTCCAATCAAAGTGATCTGATTACAGTGCACTTTGATTCCATTTTAAAACACTATGTCCTGCATGTCAATAAGGAAGTGCTGCACAAGCTGTCGCAGTCGAACATTAACGACTTTGCTTGCTTTTACCAGAATATTATCTACGGACAATCGGCGGATCACTATGATAG GATGGGGAACAGAACTAAATTCACGCACGACTACGTAGTACCCTTGAATGTCGAAGGAATGTTGGTGGAGTGTAGGTCCGCGGACGAGAAGCGCATCCTGCAAGAGGACGCTTTTACGTTTGTACAGTACCAGAAACCTCCACCGAATTTGGAGAAAGATCGAAAGGCTAGTGTAATAATGTACGGCATAGATACCGTCTCAAGAACCAATCTCCGGCGCTTGATGCCTATGGTTTTCGAGTTCCTAAAGTCTCCAGGATGGTACGAAATGATGGGCTACAATAAG GTAGCTGATAATTCGTTTCCCAACATATTTGCCATCCTAACAGGATATTCCCCACATTCGGCTGTAGATCAGATATGCGATTTAAGTCAACCAGGATGTTTAGATAAAATACCCTTCATTTGGAAGGAAATGAAAAGAGATGGCTATTTAACAGCATACGCCGAGGATTCACTAAATATcaatacttttaattatttgaaacCAGGGTTTTTCAATAAGCCCACAGATTACTACTTTCGTCCCCTTTTGGATGCCCTggaaaaagaaacatttaacCTGTACTGCCCAAGttgtaaaatgaaatattgccTGGGTCGCCGACTTGCAAATGGCTACATCTTTGATTACTGCCGTCAGTTTATGCAACGATTCGTGGCCGAACGTCCCATCTGGGGCATGTTTTGGTCAACTCACTTCAGTCACGATGACTTTGCAATGCTCTCGGCCATGCAACACAAGGTCTTAGGCGACCTGCTTAATTTCGAGAAGGATGGATCTTTCGAGCATACGATTATGATATTCTTCTCGGATCATGGATCTCGGTTTGGTCCCCTAATGGCCACAAAGGAATCGTTTCTGGAGGAGAGACAACCCATGATGCTTATTTACTTACCGCCCTGGTTCCGAATAAAATATCCGCACTATGTGGAGGCTTTGGCCCAGAATCAGAACCGGCTGAGTTCCAACTACGACGTGTACAATACCttgaaacacattttaaacatTGAAGGTTTGGTGGAGGATACGAAGTGGTCTTACGACTGTCCCCAGTGTCAGTCGCTCTTCCACCCGTTGCCAGAAACCCGAAGCTGCTCGGAGGCTGGCATACCGGAGGCTTACTGTACCTGCCACAACTACGAGGAGGTCCAGGAGGACCGCGGGACTTGGCGGATGGCCGAACTGGTGGTAGATCGCATTAACCAATACCTCCAACATCATAACCTTCAGAGCTTGTGTAGCAATCTCACCCTGAGGGTAGTCAACGTCACCGAAGTAAGAATGCTGGAGATCGAAGAACACGTAAGTCAGGGCAAGGGATTGCGCCATTATCACACCAAATTCCAGGTTCATCAGAATTTGACAGAGTTCTCTGCCACCGTTCTCTACGATAGAAGAACTGAAGAGCTTCAGATCAATGTGGAGCTAATTAGCCGAATTAATAAGTATAGGCCGGATGCGGAATGTTTAGAGGAAGATGTTCAAAAGTTGTACTGCATATGCCTATCAAAGATAAGAAACAATGAAACCATATTAACTTTCCAGTAA
- the LOC122611943 gene encoding uncharacterized protein LOC122611943 produces MELRIGYTHSLYKILGLCCLLTIALFLIYPSNTSLNANNKLYSSTTRVSRVSKKTEPQKYFVKTSKCHIPYVDPFNDEAMEVYKPQTLITCSNETDLISSKYNKVIKRHVLHIDDEVAQKLLNFTDTDYNCFYREIKYGNHADTYDNLKGKKYFTSGYEVPVHVEGIIVECQTAEDPIVVLQKDAFTFIQHRPLPKDPVKPRTARKPSVIMYGIDSLSRINLRRTMPKVFNFLQGPGWYEMQGYNKVADNSFPNILAILSGYSASTAKKNVCDTDEEGCFDKMPMIWKYFKNASYLTGYAEDESSLNHFSYLKPGFSKKPVDYYFRPLLKALESEMDEYRLPEYDLMRYCLGRRIANRYIYDYAQQFTQRFVHDRPIWGMFWSSHFSHDDPFLPSSMQEKILGDLLDMHEDGAFEETIMIFFADHGTRFGKLADLKEGYLEERLPMMFIYLPPWFRETYPSYVRALELNQHRLSSNFDLHNTLKHIIELGGTPDGQTLPKSFDCPTCQSLFYPLPEGRTCSEAGIEEHWCTCEPYRTITGLSWTTPIAHSVIDRMNEYFVQKNLTSLCSNLTLNYIDTTELKTGLNIDWHQKMKEMETAVYRIKFIVNQNNAEFQATVVYHNSTKYAQVDVEKISRTNSYKDDSTCIEDKLAKLYCICFSDLKKVP; encoded by the exons ATGGAGTTGCGAATTGGTTACACCCATTCGCTGTACAAGATCCTTGGCTTGTGCTGCTTATTGACTATCGCGCTTTTTCTAATATATCCATCCAATACGTCtttgaatgcaaataataAGTTATATTCGAGTACCACGCGAGTTTCTCGAGTTTCGAAGAAGACTGAACCGCAGAAATACTTTGTGAAAACATCCAAGTGCCATATTCCCTACGTTGATCCTTTCAACGACGAAGCTATGGAGGTATACAAACCTCAAACACTTATCACCTGCTCGAATGAAACCGATCTCATATCATCAAAATACAATAAAGTTATCAAACGGCACGTTCTGCACATCGACGACGAAGTCGCTCAAAAATTACTGAATTTCACAGACACGGATTACAATTGCTTTTACCGCGAAATCAAATATGGAAATCATGCAGATACTTACGACAA TCTTAAGggcaaaaagtatttcacGAGTGGTTACGAGGTGCCAGTTCACGTGGAGGGTATAATCGTCGAGTGCCAGACTGCTGAGGATCCGATAGTCGTCCTCCAGAAGGACGCCTTCACCTTCATTCAGCATCGGCCGTTGCCCAAGGACCCCGTAAAACCCAGGACAGCACGAAAGCCCAGTGTGATAATGTACGGTATTGACTCTCTTTCCCGGATAAACTTACGCCGAACTATGCCCAAAGTTTTCAACTTTCTACAGGGCCCAGGATGGTACGAGATGCAAGGATACAATAAG GTGGCCGACAACTCATTTCCCAATATACTCGCTATTCTCAGTGGATATTCGGCCAGTacagccaaaaaaaatgtgtgcgATACTGATGAAGAAGGCTGCTTTGACAAAATGCCAATGATATGGAAGTATTTCAAGAATGCCAGTTATTTGACAGGATACGCGGAGGACGAGAGTAGCTTGAATCATTTCAGCTACCTTAAGCCCGGCTTCTCCAAGAAGCCGGTGGACTACTACTTTCGCCCATTGCTTAAGGCTCTGGAGTCCGAAATGGATGAGTATCGATTGCCGGAATATGATTTAATGCGATACTGTCTGGGACGCAGGATAGCGAATCGTTATATCTACGACTATGCCCAGCAGTTCACACAGCGTTTTGTCCACGATCGTCCCATTTGGGGAATGTTCTGGTCAAGTCACTTCAGTCACGATGATCCATTTCTGCCTTCGTCCATGCAGGAAAAGATTCTGGGAGATCTGCTCGATATGCACGAGGATGGGGCTTTCGAGGAAACGATTATGATATTTTTCGCCGACCATGGAACAAGATTTGGCAAGTTGGCTGATCTGAAGGAGGGCTATCTGGAGGAGAGGCTGCCCATGATGTTTATATATCTGCCCCCCTGGTTCCGTGAGACATATCCTTCCTATGTGAGGGCTCTAGAACTAAATCAGCACAGGCTTAGTTCCAACTTTGACCTCCACAATACACTGAAACATATCATAGAGCTGGGGGGTACCCCAGATGGTCAAACGCTACCCAAGTCCTTCGACTGCCCCACCTGCCAGTCGCTATTCTATCCTCTGCCGGAGGGCCGTACCTGTTCGGAGGCGGGCATTGAGGAGCACTGGTGCACCTGCGAACCCTACAGGACTATCACGGGACTGAGTTGGACCACTCCAATTGCCCACAGTGTGATCGATCGAATGAACGAGTATTTCGTTCAAAAGAACCTAACAAGCCTTTGCAGCAATCTGACGTTAAACTATATCGATACGACCGAGTTAAAAACGGGTCTGAACATTGATTGGCACCAAAAAATGAAGGAAATGGAAACTGCTGTTTATCGTATTAAGTTCATAGTGAATCAGAATAATGCTGAATTCCAAGCCACAGTGGTCTACCATAATTCCACTAAATATGCCCAAGTAGATGTGGAAAAAATCAGCAGAACGAACTCCTACAAAGATGACTCCACATGCATAGAAGATAAGCTTGCTAAActttattgtatttgtttcAGTGACCTCAAAAAAGTACCTTAA